A genomic region of Leptospira bourretii contains the following coding sequences:
- a CDS encoding zinc-dependent alcohol dehydrogenase family protein, translating into MLNKVWEIQGSFGLENLKQTTRDLSESLAPKEVLVRLTATSLNYRDYLMVIGTYNPRQKLPLVPCSDGAGIVEAVGSEVSLWKKGDRVLPIFAQKWMDGAPNMDNLRSTLGGPHDGCLANYGKFQEEGLVATPSHLTDKEAATLGCAGLTAYNAVVNFGGIEPGSDVLCLGTGGVSLFALQFAKMMGARVIITSSSDEKLERAKNLGADETINYATKSNWERDVRKATKMAGADLIIEVGGAGTMQKSMMSVKPYGTIALIGVLAGGESSLSLYPILMQGVKVQGVIVGSRADFEKMNRAIEQNKMKPVVDKVFGWEEVPQALEYLQTGKHFGKVVVSWE; encoded by the coding sequence ATGTTAAACAAAGTATGGGAAATCCAAGGATCATTCGGATTAGAAAACCTAAAACAAACAACAAGGGATCTTTCTGAATCACTGGCTCCCAAAGAAGTTCTTGTTCGCCTAACAGCGACTTCGCTCAACTATCGTGATTATTTAATGGTGATTGGAACTTACAACCCCAGACAAAAACTCCCCCTCGTCCCTTGTTCGGATGGAGCCGGTATTGTGGAAGCTGTGGGATCAGAGGTCAGTCTTTGGAAAAAGGGAGACCGAGTCCTTCCGATCTTTGCCCAGAAGTGGATGGATGGGGCACCAAATATGGACAACCTTCGTTCGACCCTCGGTGGTCCACATGACGGCTGTTTAGCGAATTATGGAAAATTCCAAGAAGAAGGACTTGTCGCCACACCAAGCCATTTAACAGACAAAGAAGCTGCCACCTTAGGTTGTGCTGGCCTCACTGCATACAATGCCGTTGTGAATTTTGGAGGGATTGAACCAGGATCTGATGTCCTATGTCTCGGAACAGGTGGTGTTTCTTTATTTGCTCTACAATTTGCAAAAATGATGGGAGCTCGGGTCATCATTACTTCCTCTAGTGATGAAAAATTGGAACGTGCCAAAAACCTCGGTGCTGACGAAACCATCAACTATGCAACCAAATCCAATTGGGAACGAGATGTCCGAAAAGCGACAAAAATGGCAGGAGCCGATCTCATCATTGAAGTGGGTGGTGCCGGCACCATGCAAAAATCCATGATGAGTGTCAAACCGTACGGAACCATTGCTCTGATTGGTGTCCTTGCTGGTGGAGAATCGAGCCTTTCTCTCTACCCGATTCTTATGCAAGGAGTCAAAGTGCAAGGTGTGATTGTGGGAAGCCGCGCTGATTTTGAAAAAATGAACCGAGCCATCGAACAGAACAAAATGAAACCAGTTGTGGACAAAGTGTTCGGTTGGGAGGAAGTCCCGCAAGCGTTGGAGTATTTACAAACAGGGAAACATTTTGGAAAAGTCGTGGTGAGTTGGGAATAA
- a CDS encoding alginate export family protein, with product MRRLVMIQFSFWLFLGYEVFGQTTTPAAETPTTQNQLQKANSEVSPKEEPPKPTPPPSWSDGFTAGALVRVRPEMKYNFDFNRNTNDNVDFTGQKIQFWVQKEFTKDVIAKITFQDARLWGAEKGSLTGLSTANDGTRQSTDVREAYIEVKNNLGLPLHIQAGRQILRYGDERLVGSLDWTNVGRSFDGLRIKWEDKYISSHIFVTSVSERHSDIAGNTTSFGVKNQYNTYMDCPYNGTKPCTAKLDAQRQELGDSYFTGFYNTLKPSDYLHIDLYYLGLQKEYLRTNQSLILTTGETGTPESRAGRWDVLHTYGIRLTNKTQTGKKSLQAFDYSFEYAVQTGTTGKSIRPRWDDHKTDVTLFDPLTNTNYNRSIYSEKERYKTYAFGADLGYTVGKMRVGVAYDVGSGDPNRTDGSIASFQNLFHTNHLFYGMADQVSWVNMKSKSVNASYNLGTYGSFRIDYFAIEKHKLQDSWYDIAGVAKSGASTESITNNQYDTSQVLTENGTGNNRPVSMLGKSLFRELDFKYNVPYQNLILECGYSMIYAGDAIQNKVNDRTINSQAYTNQFNKNAQFAYLMVTAQF from the coding sequence ATGCGAAGATTAGTGATGATCCAATTCTCTTTTTGGTTATTTTTGGGGTACGAAGTTTTTGGCCAAACCACAACGCCGGCGGCGGAGACTCCCACAACTCAAAACCAATTGCAAAAAGCAAACTCGGAAGTTTCACCCAAAGAAGAACCGCCAAAACCGACTCCTCCACCCTCTTGGTCCGATGGATTTACGGCGGGTGCCCTTGTCCGTGTTCGTCCAGAAATGAAGTATAACTTTGATTTCAATCGTAACACCAATGACAATGTAGACTTCACTGGCCAGAAAATCCAATTTTGGGTTCAAAAGGAATTCACAAAAGATGTCATTGCAAAAATCACATTTCAAGATGCAAGGTTATGGGGTGCAGAAAAAGGATCCCTCACCGGTCTTTCCACTGCCAACGATGGAACCAGGCAAAGCACTGATGTGCGCGAAGCCTATATAGAAGTTAAAAATAATTTGGGCCTTCCCCTCCATATCCAAGCAGGTCGTCAAATTTTACGATATGGTGACGAACGTTTGGTGGGATCACTCGATTGGACAAACGTTGGTAGAAGTTTTGATGGTCTCCGAATCAAATGGGAGGACAAGTATATATCTTCCCATATATTTGTTACCTCAGTCAGCGAACGTCATTCCGATATTGCAGGCAACACAACTTCCTTCGGCGTCAAAAACCAATACAATACTTATATGGATTGTCCCTACAATGGAACAAAACCTTGTACGGCAAAACTGGATGCCCAAAGACAGGAGTTAGGGGATTCTTATTTCACTGGTTTTTACAATACACTAAAACCCTCTGACTATCTACACATTGATTTGTATTATTTAGGATTACAAAAAGAGTATTTACGAACCAACCAGTCTCTCATCCTCACCACAGGAGAAACGGGAACGCCTGAATCACGAGCTGGTAGATGGGACGTTCTCCATACCTATGGAATCAGGCTTACCAACAAAACCCAAACCGGTAAAAAATCCCTACAAGCTTTTGATTATTCCTTTGAATATGCAGTGCAAACAGGAACCACGGGTAAATCCATCAGGCCTAGATGGGACGACCATAAAACAGACGTTACATTGTTTGATCCACTAACAAATACAAACTACAACCGAAGTATTTACTCAGAAAAAGAAAGATACAAAACCTATGCTTTTGGTGCCGACTTAGGTTATACAGTTGGCAAAATGAGAGTTGGTGTTGCCTATGATGTGGGAAGCGGAGATCCCAACCGAACAGATGGGTCCATCGCCAGTTTCCAAAACCTATTTCACACCAATCACTTATTTTATGGAATGGCTGACCAAGTGAGTTGGGTCAATATGAAATCAAAATCTGTAAACGCCAGTTATAACCTAGGGACCTATGGATCTTTCCGTATCGATTATTTTGCGATCGAAAAACACAAACTCCAAGACAGTTGGTATGACATCGCTGGTGTAGCCAAATCAGGTGCCAGTACAGAATCCATAACAAACAATCAATACGATACAAGCCAAGTCCTTACTGAAAACGGAACTGGAAACAATCGCCCCGTTTCAATGCTTGGGAAAAGTTTGTTTCGTGAACTCGACTTTAAATACAATGTCCCGTATCAAAACCTAATTTTAGAATGCGGGTATAGTATGATTTATGCGGGGGATGCCATCCAAAACAAAGTGAATGACCGCACCATAAATTCCCAAGCGTATACAAACCAATTCAATAAAAATGCACAGTTTGCTTATCTTATGGTAACGGCCCAGTTTTAG
- a CDS encoding SDR family NAD(P)-dependent oxidoreductase — MKKVFWNDRVVVITGATSGIGKALYEELAQFPCELVLVARRAAEITEPKNKHEGAIIHRVACDLADPTSVLDATEWIQKKVSKVDVLFNNAGITAHGRFDSLSMDVYRKTFATNFFGPIQFIRGLLSLLLSAKGNIVTTSTVSALYGVPGRAAYSASKSALHAALESLRIENLESGLGVSLVCVPYTDTALRTSGLDASGGVLSEAPAKGKRKSAKEVARVLMSVAKDKEARLVTFNLSGKFLEWMRFFSPKFLEKILYKKLYEDFKPH, encoded by the coding sequence ATGAAAAAAGTTTTTTGGAACGATAGGGTGGTAGTGATCACTGGAGCGACAAGTGGAATTGGAAAAGCATTGTATGAAGAATTGGCTCAATTCCCATGTGAACTAGTTCTTGTGGCAAGGCGAGCTGCAGAAATCACCGAACCCAAAAACAAACACGAAGGTGCCATCATTCACCGAGTGGCTTGTGACCTTGCAGATCCCACTTCTGTATTGGATGCTACAGAGTGGATCCAAAAAAAAGTTTCAAAAGTGGATGTATTATTCAACAACGCAGGGATTACGGCTCACGGTCGTTTTGATTCCCTTTCGATGGATGTGTATCGGAAAACCTTTGCTACGAATTTTTTTGGTCCCATCCAATTCATCCGAGGCCTTCTTTCCCTTCTTTTATCTGCCAAAGGAAATATTGTCACTACATCCACAGTCTCCGCACTTTATGGAGTGCCGGGTCGTGCCGCGTATTCCGCCTCCAAGTCGGCTCTCCATGCAGCACTCGAATCCCTTCGGATCGAAAATCTAGAGTCGGGACTTGGTGTCTCTCTTGTTTGTGTACCTTATACGGACACTGCTTTAAGAACATCAGGTCTTGATGCGAGTGGAGGAGTTTTATCGGAAGCTCCCGCCAAAGGAAAACGGAAAAGTGCAAAAGAAGTAGCTCGTGTTTTGATGTCTGTGGCCAAAGACAAAGAAGCAAGGCTTGTGACTTTCAATTTGTCCGGAAAGTTTTTGGAATGGATGCGATTTTTCTCTCCGAAATTTTTAGAAAAAATTCTTTATAAAAAACTTTATGAGGACTTCAAACCACATTGA